One segment of Cyprinus carpio isolate SPL01 chromosome A17, ASM1834038v1, whole genome shotgun sequence DNA contains the following:
- the LOC109108081 gene encoding stonin-2-like produces MAATTSSRTESRPGWVAFSDEDSQADVDHLQPSLDQPVLDSSTWAEVPVVSGQTGEQPNSWVQFDDKAWPPSLPPPSQVEGPRHSICSSASFWSAVPPSESSWTTQSEEQSSVSMGASSCDLPSLNTEEPPSQTPSCPHSPNSSVCQEDEGMNMDSFNLTANDQHTNGQSYVTSNCFASWVTFDDDEDSVFQPPGRQSNIKLDNLNNSSLQDANSNLISSSFCGQKTERRILGLTPDGTNAIFAFNNTVSNNSVPYNKKNPFLDDEFSNLQPSPINPFSAYFDNTDLCQEASDASTFSSPFFEYQDADIKRESLLLFSSQKDSVVGKDSIPSGFPVDGLDQLRNIHISDPDHDGSPTLPDDPVEVVDCDDSTYEPDHMTPQEGWPMLLRIPEKKNIMSSRHWGPIFVRLTNSGQLHLFYEKGLEKPFKEFQLNSQHEISEPKLQNYDENGRVHTISVDHVVYKEKRKIQPKVTVVHMPVREQVVKLGTTNYQDFLSFQHALQESLVGLSVDQGLNWPTTYTEEEIHVEVRDNFYGIVSKGDSRILEQKVLTQVYMLAFLNGSPSCSIGLNDVQVKGKEVVSRHDIIPNSTSRWIQLRDCRLHECADQLEFAESRAITFSPLVGRRFELLRFRTPFAEKTLPFTLRTVACVRGVEVEMQSWLVMSTGFSSNRDPLTLIPCENVAIRYPIPEIWAKNFKRESVTGEKTLKARFNKGASFGSTSTSGSEPAMRVTFGTAKYEQAFRSVVWRISRLPDKNSALGHPHTFFCHLELGSDWEVPAKFECLVEVEFDMPSASASKAIVRSLSVGDRTDLKKWITYKSHYSYQVAVEQKNERTLDSPQKEQPGQCAQQ; encoded by the exons ATGGCTGCTACAACCAGTAGCAGAACTGAATCCAGACCAGGCTGGGTCGCTTTTTCAGATGAGGATTCACAGGCAG ATGTGGACCACCTCCAGCCTTCTTTAGACCAGCCTGTGCTGGACTCCTCTACTTGGGCAGAAGTACCAGTTGTGTCTGGTCAGACGGGAGAGCAGCCGAATTCCTGGGTTCAGTTTGATGACAAAGCATGGCCACCCTCTCTTCCTCCCCCATCACAAGTAGAAG GTCCCAGGCACAGCATTTGCTCTTCGGCCAGTTTCTGGAGTGCTGTTCCCCCATCAGAGAGCAGCTGGACCACCCAATCAGAGGAGCAGAGCTCTGTGAGCATGGGGGCGTCTTCCTGTGACCTACCCTCTCTTAACACTGAAGAACCACCCAGTCAAACACCCTCCTGTCCCCACTCTCCTA attcTTCTGTGTGCCAAGAGGATGAAGGAATGAACATGGATTCATTCAACTTGACAGCAAACGACCAACACACCAATGGCCAGTCTTATGTCACCTCCAACTGCTTTGCCAGCTGGGTTACTTTTGATGATGATGAGGACTCGGTTTTCCAACCTCCAGGGAGACAGTCTAATATAAAACTCGATAACCTCAACAATTCTTCTCTGCAGGATGCCAACAGCAATCTGATCTCCTCTTCTTTTTGTGGCCAGAAGACAGAGAGACGCATCCTGGGCTTGACCCCTGATGGCACCAATGCCATTTTTGCCTTTAATAACACAGTATCTAACAACAGCGTTCCTTACAACAAGAAAAACCCTTTCCTGGATGATGAGTTCTCAAACCTACAACCTTCTCCTATAAACCCTTTCAGTGCCTATTTTGACAATACAGACCTGTGTCAGGAGGCATCAGATGCGTCCACCTTCAGCTCACCATTCTTTGAGTATCAAGATGCTGATATAAAAAGGGAGTCTCTGTTGCTTTTTTCGTCTCAGAAAGACTCTGTAGTTGGAAAAGATAGTATCCCATCAGGATTTCCTGTAGATGGTCTGGATCAGCTCAGGAATATACACATCTCTGACCCTGACCATGACGGTAGTCCTACTTTACCAGATGATCCAGTGGAGGTAGTTGACTGCGATGATTCAACCTATGAACCAGACCATATGACTCCTCAGGAAGGCTGGCCCATGCTCCTGCGCATCCCTGAGAAGAAGAACATCATGTCCTCACGTCACTGGGGACCAATATTTGTCAGGTTGACGAACAGCGGCCAGCTGCATCTTTTCTATGAGAAAGGACTGGAAAAGCCCTTCAAAGAGTTCCAGCTCAACTCCCAGCATGAAATATCTGAACCCAAGCTCCAAAACTATGATGAGAATGGCCGTGTTCATACCATCAGTGTAGACCATGTGGTTTACAAAGAGAAAAGGAAGATCCAGCCCAAGGTCACTGTGGTTCATATGCCTGTGAGAGAGCAAGTGGTGAAGCTTGGGACAACAAACTACCAAGACTTCTTGAGCTTTCAACATGCTCTGCAGGAGAGTCTTGTGGGCCTCTCAGTGGATCAAGGTCTAAACTGGCCAACGACTTACACTGAGGAGGAGATCCATGTGGAGGTGAGGGATAACTTCTATGGGATTGTCTCCAAAGGGGACAGCCGTATCTTGGAGCAGAAAGTTTTGACCCAAGTGTATATGCTTGCCTTCTTGAATGGATCCCCATCTTGCAGTATCGGCCTCAATGATGTCCAGGTCAAAGGGAAAGAGGTGGTTTCTCGGCATGACATAATTCCCAACTCAACTTCACGTTGGATTCAACTGCGGGATTGTCGACTGCATGAGTGTGCGGACCAGTTAGAGTTTGCAGAGTCACGAGCCATTACATTTAGCCCACTGGTTGGTCGTCGCTTTGAACTGCTGCGTTTCCGTACACCGTTTGCTGAAAAAACCCTTCCCTTCACACTGAGAACAGTCGCTTGCGTCAGGGGTGTGGAAGTGGAGATGCAGTCCTGGCTGGTGATGTCAACAGGGTTTTCATCCAATCGGGATCCTTTAACATTAATACCATGTGAGAATGTTGCTATCCGTTACCCCATACCGGAAATTTGGGCAAAGAACTTTAAGCGGGAGAGTGTGACAGGAGAGAAGACCCTGAAGGCTCGCTTCAATAAAGGAGCCAGTTTTGGGTCGACCAGTACGTCAGGGTCCGAACCAGCCATGAGGGTCACGTTTGGTACAGCGAAATACGAACAGGCCTTCAGATCTGTGGTGTGGAGGATCAGTCGCCTGCCAGACAAGAACTCAG CACTGGGACATCCTCATACGTTCTTCTGTCATTTGGAGCTGGGTTCAGATTGGGAGGTGCCTGCAAAGTTTGAGTGCCTGGTGGAGGTTGAGTTTGACATGCCCTCTGCTTCTGCATCCAAAGCCATCGTTCGCTCTCTGTCCGTGGGGGACAGAACTGATTTGAAGAAATGGATCACCTACAAATCACATTACTCATATCAG GTGGCAGTGGAGCAGAAGAATGAGCGCACATTGGACAGCCCTCAGAAGGAGCAACCAGGCCAGTGCGCTCAACAGTGA